In one Paracoccus everestensis genomic region, the following are encoded:
- a CDS encoding TM0106 family RecB-like putative nuclease, with amino-acid sequence MRNVDGNILLSATDLMRFMGCAHATSLDLMHLRGEGPEPGTDSEDASLLQKQGDAHEAAHLERLKASGRHVVEIARGTLAQDAAATRKALADGAEVVFQGAFLSGNLGGWSDFLLRVDRPSALGPFSYEVADTKLKRRPYPKHVLQLVLYSDMLADIQGVMPDDAHVELGTGERATLRLADYAAYARMARKRLEDFVAAPSATRPVPTADCALCRWSAHCETVWKAEDSLFGVAGVSRTLVKKLEAAGITTMAALGSLDQPVRGVAESTRQRLVAQARLQHDRKTGKPAYQLRAPEPGRGFDLLPEPSAGDIFYDIEGYPHVEGGLEYLHGVWCDGQFRAFWAHDHNAEAKAMSNLLEFFRAGIERHPGARIYHYAPYEITALRRLTTKYGIGEAFLDRLLRERRFVDLFAVVRGGLIASEPNYSIKSMEVFYGRTREGEVKTAGGSVVAYERWRQTADQHVLDEIEDYNRIDCISTEELRNWLVGIRPAGPWPQWSADAGAKEAEEDAETQALRANLAASGLPEDRQAMLFNLGLFHKREVKPAQWAVFDSTAKDEDELIDDLDALAGLEAIGPVEPIKRSFARHYRFPSQETKLRTGKKATVPVFDGPPVSVTIEEMDRRARQVTIKAGPGKNHLLADRLTLHPDWPLDTKVIAEAVRDVVADQCGPRTYGAVDDLLSRAAPRLSTGPSADLLGGSDPVAGSIAAVGAMNETVLPIQGPPGTGKTYVTARTILSLVRKGARIGVASNSHEAIRNVLMGCLSALEDNDLPSTPDLVHKVSGGEDGYPDNCPILRTTDNAQAAAGGDVVGGTAFFFARDENVQAFDWLFVDEAGQVGLANMAAMGRAARNIVLVGDPRQLPQVIQGSHPEPANLSCLEWMLGDHSTVPADRGIFLPISRRMHPEVCRFISDQVYEGRLESHPDAERQGVAGTCFPSAGAFWLPVLHEGNAQIAIKEVAAVRAATAELLQGTWTDKDGTTRPLRVSDIIVVAPYNAQVNALGDALPRGIRVGTVDKFQGQEAPVCLVSMTASSADETARGMEFLFSLNRINVAVSRAKGLALVFGNPGLRETKCETVEQMRLVNTLCALPSVAVEKGTV; translated from the coding sequence ATGCGGAACGTAGACGGGAACATCCTCCTTTCAGCAACCGACCTGATGCGGTTCATGGGCTGCGCCCATGCGACCTCGCTGGACCTGATGCACCTTCGCGGCGAAGGGCCGGAGCCAGGCACGGATAGCGAGGACGCCTCGCTGTTGCAAAAGCAGGGTGACGCGCATGAGGCTGCACATCTGGAACGACTGAAGGCATCGGGCCGACACGTTGTCGAAATCGCGCGAGGGACTTTGGCACAAGATGCCGCTGCAACGCGTAAGGCACTGGCAGACGGCGCCGAGGTCGTGTTCCAGGGAGCATTCCTGTCGGGGAACTTGGGCGGCTGGTCGGATTTCCTGCTGCGGGTTGATCGTCCCTCGGCGCTGGGTCCCTTCAGCTACGAGGTGGCAGACACCAAGCTCAAGCGACGACCGTACCCCAAGCATGTCCTGCAGCTGGTTCTCTACTCCGACATGCTGGCGGATATTCAAGGCGTGATGCCCGACGATGCTCATGTCGAATTGGGAACCGGAGAGCGCGCCACATTGCGGCTGGCCGACTACGCAGCCTATGCCCGAATGGCACGGAAACGGCTGGAAGACTTCGTGGCTGCGCCCAGCGCAACGCGTCCCGTTCCGACAGCCGATTGCGCCCTGTGTCGCTGGTCGGCGCATTGCGAAACCGTCTGGAAGGCCGAGGACAGTCTGTTTGGTGTAGCGGGTGTCAGTCGCACGCTGGTGAAGAAGCTGGAAGCGGCGGGCATCACGACAATGGCGGCGCTGGGCAGTCTCGATCAGCCGGTCCGCGGTGTAGCAGAAAGCACCCGACAGCGCCTCGTCGCCCAGGCGCGCCTGCAGCACGACCGCAAGACAGGAAAGCCCGCTTATCAGCTGCGCGCGCCTGAGCCGGGGAGGGGCTTCGACCTGCTGCCGGAACCCAGCGCCGGCGACATCTTCTATGACATCGAGGGCTATCCTCATGTCGAGGGTGGCCTGGAATACCTGCACGGGGTCTGGTGCGATGGGCAGTTCCGCGCCTTCTGGGCCCATGACCACAATGCGGAAGCTAAAGCGATGTCCAACCTGCTGGAGTTCTTCCGCGCAGGGATCGAGAGGCATCCGGGCGCGCGTATCTACCACTACGCCCCGTACGAGATCACTGCCCTGCGCCGCCTGACCACGAAATACGGGATTGGAGAAGCCTTTCTTGACCGGCTGCTGCGGGAGCGACGGTTCGTGGATCTCTTCGCAGTGGTGCGCGGCGGGCTGATCGCGTCAGAGCCAAACTATTCCATCAAGTCGATGGAGGTCTTTTATGGCCGTACGCGAGAGGGGGAGGTCAAGACCGCCGGTGGATCAGTCGTCGCCTACGAGCGCTGGCGCCAGACAGCCGACCAGCACGTCCTGGATGAGATCGAGGATTATAACCGCATCGATTGCATCTCCACCGAGGAGCTGCGGAACTGGCTTGTCGGCATCCGGCCTGCTGGACCTTGGCCCCAGTGGAGTGCTGACGCAGGCGCAAAGGAGGCGGAGGAAGATGCCGAGACACAAGCTCTGCGGGCCAATCTCGCCGCTTCGGGACTGCCCGAGGACCGGCAAGCGATGCTGTTCAACCTAGGTCTCTTCCACAAGCGCGAGGTCAAGCCCGCGCAGTGGGCCGTATTCGACAGTACCGCCAAGGATGAGGACGAATTGATAGACGATCTTGATGCCTTGGCCGGACTAGAGGCGATCGGACCTGTGGAGCCGATCAAGCGCTCCTTTGCACGTCACTATCGCTTTCCCTCTCAGGAGACGAAACTGCGAACCGGAAAGAAGGCGACAGTCCCGGTGTTCGACGGACCGCCTGTCTCTGTCACCATCGAGGAAATGGACCGCAGGGCCCGGCAGGTCACGATCAAGGCGGGACCGGGCAAGAACCATCTGCTGGCCGACCGGCTGACACTGCACCCGGACTGGCCGCTTGACACCAAGGTAATCGCAGAGGCCGTGCGCGACGTGGTCGCGGACCAATGTGGCCCCCGGACCTATGGGGCCGTCGATGATCTCCTGTCGCGTGCGGCTCCACGACTGAGCACCGGACCCAGCGCTGACCTGCTGGGTGGAAGTGATCCGGTTGCAGGCAGCATTGCGGCTGTCGGGGCGATGAATGAAACCGTGCTGCCGATCCAGGGACCACCCGGCACTGGCAAGACCTACGTCACTGCGCGAACGATCCTGTCGCTTGTGCGAAAGGGCGCACGCATCGGCGTGGCTTCGAACAGCCATGAAGCCATCCGCAATGTGCTGATGGGCTGCCTGAGCGCGCTCGAGGATAATGATCTGCCGAGCACGCCCGACCTGGTCCATAAGGTCTCGGGTGGCGAAGACGGTTATCCGGACAACTGCCCGATCCTGCGCACCACCGACAACGCCCAGGCCGCAGCGGGTGGCGACGTGGTCGGCGGCACGGCGTTCTTCTTTGCCAGGGACGAAAACGTGCAGGCCTTCGACTGGCTGTTCGTGGACGAGGCGGGGCAGGTGGGTCTTGCCAATATGGCCGCCATGGGCCGCGCTGCGCGCAACATCGTGCTGGTCGGCGACCCACGTCAGTTGCCCCAGGTCATTCAAGGATCACATCCCGAGCCGGCGAACCTCTCCTGCCTCGAGTGGATGCTGGGAGATCATTCAACCGTTCCGGCTGACCGGGGCATCTTCCTGCCCATCTCGCGGCGGATGCATCCGGAGGTCTGCCGGTTCATCTCGGATCAGGTCTATGAGGGCCGGCTGGAGAGCCATCCTGACGCCGAACGACAGGGTGTGGCCGGCACGTGCTTTCCAAGCGCCGGAGCCTTCTGGCTGCCAGTATTACATGAAGGCAATGCCCAGATCGCCATTAAGGAAGTCGCCGCCGTCCGGGCAGCCACAGCCGAACTGCTGCAGGGTACATGGACTGACAAGGACGGCACCACGCGTCCCCTGCGCGTGAGCGACATCATCGTCGTTGCTCCCTACAACGCACAGGTCAACGCTCTGGGCGATGCGCTGCCAAGAGGCATTCGCGTCGGCACGGTGGACAAGTTTCAAGGTCAGGAGGCGCCGGTCTGCCTGGTGTCGATGACCGCCTCATCGGCTGATGAAACCGCTCGGGGAATGGAGTTTCTGTTTTCGCTCAATCGGATCAACGTGGCGGTTTCACGAGCCAAGGGGCTGGCGCTGGTGTTTGGCAATCCCGGTCTGCGCGAGACGAAATGCGAGACCGTCGAGCAGATGCGGCTGGTCAATACGTTATGTGCGCTGCCTAGCGTTGCAGTGGAGAAGGGTACTGTATGA
- a CDS encoding GXWXG domain-containing protein, whose protein sequence is MTQLVQPRLVNPPDGDPGVYLDFRFGRRAVLFDLGSLEPLTPRELLRVSHVFVSHAHMDHVAGFDPLLRLRLNRPRPLTIIGPAGFVRQTESRLGAFSWNLLNATSVDFRLAVQEFDGQRLSAAAEFRARDGFRRRDLPPPVIGDGLVLAEDNLVVEAVALDHGGISTLAFALQESLRINVRRAALEELGVPVGPWLEIAKAAIRTGAPDEQRIAVPQKGEMPLGELRERVVHIEPGQRVAYVTDAADTVENRGRIISLARRADHLFIEAAFTDADSDRARVTAHLTARAAGEIARASGARRVIGFHYSARYAGSSERISAELAAALDPQAPREVIGEPNTEEEQPDWVEQWHSNGLSTERALARFDSLPGVEMEELTGTWRGSELPTGHPLDGLLERFGWQGKRFESKERVHPLIFHPGIALDPSRLPLSVALRWPRLARSIPARAGFAFVRRTLRARGPSASLARIEFRDCLSTAMIYDRQPIIDHFRRIDDSRLLGLMQVRSVPPYFFLLTAEK, encoded by the coding sequence ATGACTCAGCTCGTCCAGCCCCGCCTTGTGAACCCGCCCGATGGGGATCCTGGCGTTTATCTCGACTTCCGTTTCGGTCGCCGTGCCGTCCTTTTCGACCTCGGCAGCCTTGAGCCCCTGACGCCCCGAGAACTTTTGCGCGTCAGTCATGTCTTTGTTTCGCACGCCCACATGGACCACGTGGCAGGCTTTGATCCCCTCCTCCGCCTGCGCCTCAACCGGCCGCGCCCCCTGACAATCATCGGCCCAGCGGGGTTCGTGCGCCAGACCGAAAGCCGGCTCGGCGCCTTTAGCTGGAACCTCTTGAACGCGACGTCCGTCGACTTCCGCCTCGCGGTCCAAGAATTTGACGGCCAGCGCCTCTCGGCAGCAGCCGAGTTCCGCGCCCGCGACGGGTTTCGCCGCCGGGACCTGCCGCCCCCTGTAATTGGCGATGGCCTGGTCCTTGCCGAGGACAATCTCGTGGTCGAGGCGGTGGCGCTGGACCACGGTGGCATCTCCACCCTTGCCTTTGCCCTACAGGAAAGCCTTCGCATCAACGTTCGGCGGGCCGCACTTGAAGAACTCGGCGTGCCGGTCGGCCCCTGGTTGGAGATCGCCAAAGCCGCTATCCGCACGGGCGCCCCCGACGAGCAACGCATCGCGGTACCTCAAAAGGGCGAGATGCCCCTCGGCGAGCTCCGCGAGCGTGTCGTTCATATCGAACCAGGGCAGCGCGTTGCCTACGTCACTGACGCGGCGGACACTGTTGAGAACCGAGGAAGGATCATTAGTCTTGCCCGTAGAGCCGATCACCTGTTCATAGAAGCCGCCTTTACGGACGCTGACAGCGACCGTGCTCGTGTCACGGCGCACCTGACTGCCCGCGCCGCCGGAGAGATTGCGCGAGCCTCTGGCGCACGTCGTGTCATCGGCTTTCACTACTCGGCCCGCTATGCTGGATCATCCGAGCGCATCTCCGCCGAACTTGCCGCAGCGCTGGACCCCCAGGCACCTCGCGAGGTCATCGGGGAGCCCAACACCGAGGAGGAACAACCGGACTGGGTGGAACAATGGCACAGCAATGGCCTCTCGACCGAAAGAGCCCTCGCCCGCTTTGACAGCCTACCAGGCGTCGAGATGGAGGAACTGACGGGTACCTGGCGGGGCTCGGAACTGCCCACTGGCCATCCGCTCGACGGCCTTCTCGAGAGGTTCGGCTGGCAGGGAAAGCGCTTCGAGAGCAAGGAGCGCGTTCACCCCCTGATCTTCCACCCCGGCATTGCGCTCGATCCCAGCCGTTTGCCCCTGTCGGTGGCCCTGCGCTGGCCCCGCCTCGCCCGGAGCATTCCCGCGCGTGCTGGTTTTGCCTTTGTCCGCAGAACTCTGCGTGCACGTGGGCCTTCGGCAAGCTTGGCGCGCATCGAGTTTCGGGACTGTCTCAGCACCGCCATGATCTACGACCGCCAGCCGATCATCGACCACTTCCGCCGCATCGACGACAGCCGCTTGCTCGGGCTGATGCAGGTCCGTTCGGTACCGCCCTACTTCTTCCTGTTGACCGCTGAGAAGTGA
- the sciP gene encoding CtrA inhibitor SciP, with protein sequence MFVKKSSAPRIVTVDDGRVLSAADLPDADTRWVASRKQTVVLAVSHGLISRDEALRRYGLSSEEFDAWCRANTAHGKAALRVTALQKYRRSQVHTAPESRIG encoded by the coding sequence ATGTTTGTGAAAAAGTCTTCAGCCCCCCGCATTGTGACGGTTGATGACGGACGTGTCCTGAGCGCCGCGGATCTTCCGGATGCGGACACACGCTGGGTAGCCAGTCGAAAGCAGACGGTGGTTCTGGCCGTGAGCCATGGCCTGATCAGCCGAGACGAGGCACTAAGGCGCTATGGGCTTTCTTCTGAGGAGTTCGATGCTTGGTGCCGCGCCAACACTGCTCATGGAAAGGCGGCGCTGAGGGTCACGGCCTTGCAGAAGTACAGACGGTCACAAGTCCATACGGCACCTGAAAGTCGCATCGGCTAA